A section of the Telopea speciosissima isolate NSW1024214 ecotype Mountain lineage chromosome 3, Tspe_v1, whole genome shotgun sequence genome encodes:
- the LOC122654755 gene encoding protein MULTIPOLAR SPINDLE 1: protein MAATIENGQQEIEANPSLKLAVAVALIRSKLLPKPSASSSSPSESEAQRWRRKAKERKLELLRLKEELKELEDGRQYDLFPQSASCRCYFYDNLGKLNPKRVHWGNESDCRVNEVLRRRFLRRVRLKEMRRRPDNSIRKQSTFELNREDEVENLGTSIDFLVELCDTVSPVEDTTFANLSHQAVDFILATLKSLLSNEKYREHIEGIISGLITRLVRRMCPSLQRDGSSNPDSDGQFYVQHLIRKLGNEQYIGQRTMLLVSQRISLLAESLLFIDPFDDAFSNMHSCMFMMIQLIEFLISDYTQAWATCEDFENKLFEEWLKSFIQARKALEPLESRNGLYLLYMDRVSGELVKQVGQVPLLNTLDPDILDNLVN from the exons ATGGCAGCGACGATAGAAAACGGTCAGCAAGAAATCGAAGCGAATCCGTCACTAAAACTCGCTGTAGCAGTGGCTCTTATCAGATCGAAGCTACTCCCGAAGCCTTccgcttcatcttcttctccgtctGAATCCGAAGCTCAACGATGGAGGCGAAAG GCGAAGGAAAGGAAATTAGAGCTTCTAAGGCTCAAAGAAGAActcaaagaacttgaag ATGGAAGACAATATGACCTGTTCCCGCAGAGTGCTTCCTGTAGGTGCTATTTTTATGATAACTTGGGGAAACTAAATCCTAAGCGGGTGCATTGGGGAAATGAGAGTGATTGCCGAGTCAATGAAGTTTTGAGGCGGAGATTTCTGAGACGAG TACGTTTGAAGGAAATGAGGAGAAGGCCAGATAATTCTATTCGGAAGCAAAGCACTTTTG AGCTAAATAGAGAAGATGAGGTAGAGAACCTGGGCACCTCAATTGATTTTCTGGTGGAGCTCTGCGACACTGTGTCTCCT GTGGAAGACACTACTTTTGCTAATTTGTCACATCAGGCTGTGGACTTTATTTTAG CTACATTGAAGAGTTTGTTGTCCAACGAAAAGTATAGAGAGCACATTGAAGGGATTATCAGTGGCTTGATTACACGATTGGTCAGACGAATGTGCCCGTCCTTGCAGAGAGACG GATCATCTAATCCCGATTCGGATGGTCAATTCTATGTTCAGCACTTAATTCGTAAGCTTGGAAACGAGCAGTATATAGGCCAAAGAACAATGCTCTTGGTTTCTCAGAGGATTTCTTTACTTGCGGAGAGCTTGCTTTTCATAGACCCATTCGATGATGCATTCTCTAATATGCATAGCTGCATGTTTATGAT GATTCAACTTATTGAATTTCTTATATCAGACTATACACAAGCCTGGGCAACTTGTGAAGATTTTGAGAACA aGCTGTTTGAAGAGTGGCTGAAATCTTTTATTCAAGCTCGAAAGGCACTAGAGCCATTGGAGAGCAGGAATGGGCTCTACCTGCTATACATGGACCGTGTATCAGGGGAATTGGTTAAACAGGTGGGGCAGGTTCCTTTACTGAATACACTTGATCCAGATATCCTTGATAATTTGGTTAACTAA